The Roseibaca calidilacus genome has a window encoding:
- a CDS encoding enoyl-CoA hydratase produces MEDEILKVDVTDGIARLVMNRPAKLNALSDAMLAALTERLTTLAADPDVRVIILAGAGKAFCAGHDLKEMQAGRAAPDGGAAYFNDLFARCGALMQLIPVLPQPVIAEVQGIATAAGCQLVASCDMAIAAEGTRFGVNGVNIGLFCSTPMVALTRNIGRKAAFELLTTGQFIDAARATELGLINRAVPQDTLEAETRHLAQTVAAKLSAAVKIGKRAFYEQAQMDLAQAYAHTGRVMADNMLLRDTNEGINAFLEKRRPDWA; encoded by the coding sequence GTGGAAGACGAAATCCTGAAGGTTGACGTAACGGATGGGATCGCCCGGCTGGTTATGAACCGCCCCGCCAAGCTGAACGCGCTGTCCGATGCGATGCTTGCCGCCCTGACAGAGCGTTTGACCACCTTGGCTGCGGACCCTGATGTGCGCGTCATCATTCTGGCCGGGGCGGGCAAGGCGTTTTGCGCGGGCCATGACCTGAAAGAAATGCAGGCCGGGCGCGCGGCCCCTGATGGGGGTGCGGCCTATTTCAACGACCTGTTCGCCCGCTGCGGCGCGCTGATGCAGCTTATCCCGGTCTTGCCACAACCGGTCATTGCCGAAGTGCAGGGCATTGCCACCGCCGCTGGGTGCCAGTTGGTCGCCTCTTGCGACATGGCTATCGCCGCCGAGGGCACGCGCTTTGGGGTCAATGGCGTCAATATCGGGCTGTTTTGTTCCACACCCATGGTTGCGCTGACCCGCAATATCGGGCGCAAAGCGGCGTTCGAGTTGCTGACCACCGGGCAATTCATAGACGCCGCGCGCGCCACCGAACTGGGGCTGATAAACCGCGCCGTGCCGCAGGACACGCTGGAAGCGGAAACGCGGCACCTGGCCCAGACCGTCGCCGCGAAACTGTCGGCGGCGGTCAAGATCGGCAAGCGCGCCTTTTACGAACAAGCGCAGATGGACCTCGCGCAGGCCTACGCCCATACCGGCCGGGTGATGGCCGACAATATGCTGCTGCGCGATACCAATGAGGGCATCAATGCCTTCCTGGAAAAACGCCGCCCCGATTGGGCCTGA
- a CDS encoding PaaI family thioesterase: protein MKMDKAALTAFLDSDFPQVKDMFAVETVGADTLTMRLINSPSLLRPGGTVSGPAMFALADVAVYLTILSQIGPKALTVTTSATMDFMRKPAAGVDLLCETRLLKLGRALAVADALIFAEGDTRPVARASLTYSIPPEG from the coding sequence ATGAAAATGGACAAGGCCGCGCTGACCGCGTTTCTGGACAGCGATTTTCCGCAAGTCAAAGATATGTTCGCGGTCGAAACGGTCGGCGCAGATACATTGACCATGCGCCTGATCAACAGCCCCTCCTTGCTGCGGCCCGGTGGCACCGTGTCTGGCCCGGCCATGTTCGCCTTGGCAGATGTGGCAGTTTACCTAACCATCCTTAGCCAAATCGGCCCCAAGGCGCTGACCGTAACCACCAGTGCGACCATGGATTTCATGCGCAAACCCGCCGCCGGGGTCGACCTGCTGTGTGAAACGCGGCTGTTGAAACTGGGCCGCGCGCTGGCCGTGGCCGACGCGCTGATCTTCGCCGAGGGCGACACGCGCCCGGTGGCACGGGCCTCGCTGACCTATTCCATACCGCCGGAGGGGTGA
- a CDS encoding hydroxyacid dehydrogenase — MPRVVISEFMDEPAIDWLRARHDVTYDPSLVDDPSRLRAACADADALIVRNRTQVDAALMDAAPALRAIGRLGVGLDNIDTKGATARGVAVFPATGGNVTSVAEYVITALLVLRRGAWLGSAQVLSGAWPRQRMMGHEVEGATLGLVGFGAIAQATALRARALGMSIAAYDPFLAASDPAWEGVAHFDNLDELTAHADVLSLHVPLTDTTRGLFGADRLAMMKPGAVLINTARGHIVDEAALADALHSGHLRGAAMDVFASEPLGAGSPLEGAPNLIATPHIAGVTVESNTRISWITARNVDGALAV, encoded by the coding sequence ATGCCCCGCGTCGTCATTTCCGAATTCATGGATGAACCTGCAATCGACTGGCTGCGCGCGCGCCATGACGTGACCTACGACCCCTCGTTGGTAGATGACCCGTCGCGTCTGCGCGCGGCATGCGCGGATGCAGATGCCTTGATCGTGCGCAACCGCACGCAGGTGGATGCCGCGCTGATGGACGCAGCCCCCGCCCTGCGCGCGATTGGCCGCTTGGGCGTGGGGCTGGACAATATTGACACCAAGGGCGCGACAGCGCGCGGCGTTGCGGTCTTTCCGGCAACGGGCGGCAATGTTACCTCGGTTGCGGAATATGTCATCACCGCGCTTCTGGTCTTGCGCCGGGGCGCGTGGCTGGGCAGTGCACAGGTGCTGTCGGGCGCATGGCCGCGCCAACGCATGATGGGGCATGAGGTGGAGGGCGCGACCTTGGGCCTTGTCGGTTTTGGCGCCATTGCACAAGCTACCGCCCTGCGCGCGCGTGCACTTGGCATGTCGATTGCCGCTTATGACCCCTTTCTGGCCGCTAGCGACCCCGCATGGGAAGGCGTCGCACATTTCGACAATCTGGATGAACTGACGGCGCATGCCGATGTGCTTAGCCTGCATGTGCCGCTGACTGACACCACGCGCGGGCTGTTCGGGGCCGACCGCTTGGCCATGATGAAACCGGGGGCGGTTCTGATAAACACCGCGCGGGGGCATATCGTGGACGAAGCCGCTTTGGCCGATGCGCTGCACTCCGGTCATCTGCGGGGGGCAGCGATGGATGTGTTCGCCTCTGAACCCCTTGGCGCAGGCAGCCCGTTGGAAGGTGCGCCCAACCTGATCGCCACGCCGCATATCGCCGGTGTCACGGTCGAATCGAACACGCGGATAAGCTGGATCACCGCGCGCAACGTGGATGGGGCGCTGGCGGTGTAG
- a CDS encoding tripartite tricarboxylate transporter TctB family protein has translation MHLRLNTELLSGLFGLALTALFFFNRGDVGFLSSVFPNTVLVLVGAISAVLLVRGFFAAEPTTLSFDGAGSVLIGVGVMAAWWLGIKHVGFVTTSVPLFAALALVMKRRAGPLAPRDYLIALAVALVVVGGFFWVFSDVLGIRPFRAPLL, from the coding sequence ATGCATCTGCGTCTGAACACAGAGTTGCTCAGCGGGCTGTTCGGCCTTGCGCTTACCGCCTTGTTTTTCTTCAATCGTGGCGATGTCGGCTTCCTAAGTTCCGTGTTCCCGAACACGGTTCTCGTCCTTGTCGGGGCAATTTCGGCTGTTCTGCTGGTGCGCGGTTTTTTTGCCGCGGAACCAACCACGCTGTCATTCGACGGTGCCGGCTCTGTGCTGATCGGGGTTGGTGTGATGGCGGCGTGGTGGCTTGGCATCAAGCATGTCGGCTTCGTCACGACATCCGTGCCGCTTTTCGCCGCGCTGGCGTTGGTGATGAAACGGCGCGCCGGACCGCTTGCGCCGCGCGACTACCTGATCGCTCTGGCCGTGGCGCTTGTTGTCGTTGGTGGCTTTTTCTGGGTGTTTTCGGACGTTTTGGGCATTCGCCCGTTCCGCGCACCGCTGCTATAA
- a CDS encoding tripartite tricarboxylate transporter permease: MDVLIAAALSVLQPHMLLIVLLGVTAGLFVGALPGLTATMALALMLPFTFAMDALEGLVALGAVYMGTIYGGAFTAILINTPGTPSSIATTFDGHPMAKQGRALEAISLATIASVVGGLVGVIFLLLAAPPLAQLALKFGPSEMFWVAILGLTLIGTLSTGSVLKGLLGGALGLLIGTIGISPIGGESRFTFGWPPLQGGISLIVALIGLFVIPELLNMMRAGRASLDSNAGLGDGGFRFGRAMRTVFSKPMNLIRSCLIGQIIAIIPGAGGSITSLVAYNEAKRASDDPDSFGKGNPEGLVASESSNNVMVAGSMVPLLTLGIPGAPPDAVILGVMLLHGLRPGLELFSETGVLANGFIISMGLAALLLIPVGLLGGRLIYQVIRRTPHYFLVPSILVITILGTYALRNNVVDVALMLGLGVVGFLIRGLGLDAAPIVLGLILGTIAEQGYVQTILGGMAMDVPQLRLLENTLSQILIVLTVAVIGWTAWPKRIRKQE; this comes from the coding sequence ATGGATGTCCTGATCGCGGCGGCCTTGTCCGTCTTGCAACCGCATATGCTGCTGATCGTTCTGCTGGGCGTGACGGCGGGCTTGTTTGTCGGCGCGCTGCCGGGTTTGACCGCCACCATGGCGCTGGCCCTTATGCTGCCCTTTACCTTCGCCATGGACGCGCTGGAAGGGCTGGTGGCCCTTGGCGCGGTCTATATGGGCACGATCTACGGCGGGGCATTCACCGCGATCCTGATCAACACGCCCGGCACGCCGTCATCCATTGCCACCACGTTTGATGGGCACCCTATGGCCAAGCAGGGCCGCGCATTGGAAGCGATCAGCCTTGCCACCATTGCCTCTGTCGTGGGCGGTCTGGTGGGCGTGATATTCTTGTTGCTGGCCGCGCCACCCTTGGCGCAACTGGCGCTAAAATTCGGCCCCTCCGAAATGTTCTGGGTCGCCATTCTGGGGCTGACGCTGATCGGCACGCTGTCGACGGGGTCGGTGCTGAAAGGGCTGCTGGGCGGTGCCTTGGGCCTGCTGATCGGGACCATCGGCATTTCGCCCATTGGCGGCGAATCACGTTTCACCTTCGGGTGGCCGCCGCTTCAGGGGGGGATTTCGCTGATCGTGGCCCTGATCGGACTGTTCGTGATCCCGGAATTGTTGAACATGATGCGTGCAGGCCGTGCGTCGTTGGACAGTAACGCAGGGCTTGGCGATGGTGGATTTCGCTTTGGGCGCGCCATGCGCACGGTGTTCAGCAAGCCCATGAACCTGATCCGGTCTTGCCTGATCGGGCAGATCATTGCCATCATTCCGGGCGCGGGCGGGTCCATCACCTCGCTTGTGGCCTATAACGAGGCCAAGCGCGCATCGGACGACCCCGACAGCTTTGGCAAGGGCAACCCCGAAGGCTTGGTCGCGTCCGAATCCAGCAATAACGTGATGGTCGCCGGGTCCATGGTGCCGCTGCTGACGCTGGGCATTCCCGGCGCGCCACCCGATGCGGTCATTCTGGGCGTGATGCTGCTGCACGGGTTGCGCCCGGGGTTGGAGCTGTTTTCCGAAACCGGCGTTCTGGCCAATGGCTTCATCATCTCTATGGGTCTGGCCGCGCTTTTGCTGATCCCGGTTGGCTTGCTGGGCGGGCGGCTGATCTATCAGGTCATCCGGCGCACGCCGCATTACTTCCTTGTGCCGTCCATTCTGGTCATCACCATTCTGGGCACCTACGCGCTGCGCAACAACGTGGTCGATGTGGCGCTGATGTTGGGGCTGGGTGTTGTCGGTTTCTTGATCCGTGGGCTGGGGCTAGATGCAGCACCCATCGTGCTGGGGCTGATCTTGGGCACGATTGCCGAACAGGGCTATGTCCAAACCATTTTGGGCGGCATGGCCATGGATGTCCCGCAACTGCGCCTGCTCGAAAACACGCTGAGCCAGATCCTGATTGTGCTGACAGTGGCGGTCATTGGCTGGACGGCTTGGCCCAAACGCATACGGAAACAGGAGTAA
- a CDS encoding Bug family tripartite tricarboxylate transporter substrate binding protein, with translation MTTIKNTGFSALLGAVAGLALAAPAFAQDFPERAIEYIIPFNPGGESDITARMQEPMMEEALGVSVNVRHQPGGGGAVAWAEFQGNAEPDGHEIIGINLPHIVGQPIQRDNAGYETEGFDIITWFHFTPHVLVVRADSPFQTLEDLVTFAKENPQSLTVGGSGTFSGNHLETLRMEQLTEADVTYIPFTGTGPLPAAILGGHVGAVISNSTLGVQMGDDVRVLAVASEERLDVLPDTPTFRELGYDIVGGTYRGVAAPKGTPAERIEMLADLFTEMNETMAERQVPMGFQMTDIRGQAAVDLLARLRDQYGDFLTQ, from the coding sequence ATGACAACGATCAAGAACACCGGTTTTTCCGCTTTGCTTGGCGCAGTTGCCGGGCTGGCCCTTGCTGCGCCAGCCTTTGCGCAGGATTTCCCCGAACGGGCCATCGAATATATCATTCCGTTCAATCCGGGCGGCGAATCCGACATTACCGCGCGGATGCAGGAACCGATGATGGAAGAGGCGCTGGGCGTTTCGGTGAACGTGCGCCATCAGCCGGGCGGCGGCGGTGCCGTGGCTTGGGCCGAATTCCAAGGCAATGCCGAACCGGATGGGCATGAGATTATCGGCATCAACCTGCCGCATATCGTGGGCCAGCCGATCCAGCGCGACAATGCCGGGTATGAAACCGAAGGTTTTGACATCATCACATGGTTCCACTTCACGCCCCATGTGCTGGTGGTCCGCGCCGACAGCCCGTTCCAGACGCTGGAAGACCTTGTGACATTTGCCAAGGAAAACCCGCAATCGCTGACCGTGGGCGGATCGGGCACCTTCTCTGGCAACCATCTGGAAACGCTGCGGATGGAGCAACTGACTGAAGCGGATGTGACCTATATTCCCTTTACCGGCACAGGGCCATTGCCCGCGGCCATCTTGGGGGGGCATGTGGGTGCCGTGATCTCGAACTCTACCCTTGGCGTGCAGATGGGCGATGATGTGCGCGTTTTGGCCGTGGCCTCTGAGGAGCGGCTGGACGTGCTGCCCGACACGCCCACCTTCCGCGAATTGGGTTACGACATTGTCGGCGGCACCTATCGCGGTGTGGCAGCCCCCAAAGGCACCCCGGCAGAGCGCATCGAGATGCTGGCCGACCTGTTCACAGAGATGAACGAGACCATGGCCGAACGCCAAGTGCCGATGGGCTTCCAGATGACCGATATTCGCGGTCAGGCGGCGGTCGATCTGCTGGCGCGCCTGCGTGACCAGTATGGCGATTTCCTGACGCAATAA